Proteins from a genomic interval of Ferrovibrio terrae:
- a CDS encoding DUF3035 domain-containing protein, protein MRRPNLAGRHLRLPALRLLSLTALAVGSLALAGCDSTRDALGITKKSPDEFVVVTKAPLVLPPEFGLRPPEPGAARPQEVPARDRAAAAFGGASTDAAGQITPLSRTGGPNATARSAGEQALLQQARAGNVDPDIRRKVNDEFTQLAERDSRFVDRLMFWQGPTEPGLAIDPAKEAQRLRENAATGKPLSAGTIPTIKRRERGPLEGIF, encoded by the coding sequence ATGCGTCGACCGAATCTTGCCGGCCGACATCTGCGGTTGCCCGCACTGCGGCTGCTCAGCCTCACCGCGCTCGCCGTCGGCAGCCTGGCACTCGCCGGGTGCGACAGCACGCGCGATGCGCTCGGCATCACCAAGAAATCCCCCGATGAATTCGTCGTCGTGACCAAGGCGCCGCTGGTGCTGCCGCCGGAATTCGGCTTGCGTCCGCCCGAGCCGGGTGCCGCGCGTCCGCAGGAAGTGCCCGCGCGCGATCGCGCCGCTGCGGCCTTTGGCGGCGCCAGCACCGATGCCGCCGGTCAGATCACGCCGCTCAGCCGTACTGGTGGCCCGAATGCCACGGCGCGCTCGGCCGGTGAGCAGGCCCTGTTGCAGCAGGCGCGCGCCGGCAACGTCGATCCCGATATCCGCCGCAAGGTGAATGACGAATTCACCCAGCTGGCCGAACGCGACAGCCGCTTCGTTGACCGCCTGATGTTCTGGCAGGGACCGACGGAACCTGGCCTGGCCATCGATCCGGCCAAGGAAGCCCAGCGCCTGCGCGAGAATGCCGCCACTGGCAAGCCGCTCAGCGCCGGGACCATCCCGACCATCAAGCGGCGCGAGCGCGGCCCGCTTGAGGGAATCTTCTGA
- a CDS encoding PAS domain-containing sensor histidine kinase, translating into MTAPVPARRSARHRLSARQVKVTVIAALVLGFVSSLFQLVLDIRNEVTQREATVAQVMDMLNDAASQAAYALDEQLAARVVSGLLLYQPVWRAEIYDNYGRRMALQERDQGSVEAPMDTSLVTRVLVFLLPETEEILVRPLFGPRDRDLVGEMRVHVDGTLLARSVINRTGVVIVTGLVRNFVLALILAVLFYFTLTRPLLNLVAQIDRADPRRPKETAITAPKGHERDEFGLLTDRVNAILGASGEYLSEVERNREMLRVVLDAIPAPVTLKDADGRYMLVNSRCSDVFGLPAEEIIGRHLSELPLPGIQPEHREAFVQFSEENEQAMIASRQPVLNIERTYQMADAPHLTMLESKVPLFDAQGAVTGIISIALDISERKLAEKALDEANSRLRAQAEDLERLASSYAREREHAIAANRAKSEFLANMSHELRTPLNAIIGFAEVITLRMWGANSDRYFDYAEDIVMSARHLLHVINDILDMSKIEAGRYELSLEDVDLTTVVGDCITIVKGRAQDADLDLIDEFPADLPPVRIDARAIKQVLLNLLSNAIKFTPQGGAIYVTGNQDSDGHLTIRVRDTGVGIRPEDLSRIFEPFWQGDPNIRRRSEGTGLGLAISRKFVELHGGSLSIESSESAGTAATVRLPGRASATG; encoded by the coding sequence ATGACCGCGCCGGTACCCGCACGACGCTCCGCGCGTCACCGTCTTTCCGCCCGCCAGGTCAAGGTCACGGTCATCGCGGCGCTGGTGCTTGGCTTTGTCTCCAGCCTCTTCCAGCTCGTTCTCGATATCCGCAACGAAGTCACGCAGCGTGAAGCCACCGTCGCGCAGGTGATGGACATGCTGAACGACGCGGCGTCTCAGGCAGCATATGCCCTCGATGAACAGCTGGCCGCGCGCGTCGTCAGCGGGCTTTTGCTGTATCAGCCGGTCTGGCGCGCCGAGATCTACGACAATTACGGCCGCCGCATGGCGCTGCAGGAGCGCGACCAGGGCAGCGTCGAAGCCCCCATGGATACGTCGCTGGTGACGCGCGTGCTGGTTTTCCTGCTGCCCGAGACGGAAGAGATACTGGTGCGCCCGCTCTTCGGGCCACGCGATCGCGATCTGGTCGGCGAGATGCGTGTGCATGTCGACGGCACGCTGCTGGCCCGCAGCGTGATCAATCGCACCGGCGTGGTGATCGTCACCGGTCTGGTGCGCAACTTCGTGCTCGCGCTCATTCTGGCGGTGCTGTTCTATTTCACGCTGACCCGGCCGCTGCTCAATCTGGTGGCGCAGATCGACCGCGCCGATCCGCGCCGGCCGAAAGAAACCGCCATCACGGCGCCGAAGGGGCATGAGCGCGACGAATTCGGCCTGCTGACCGACCGTGTCAACGCCATTCTCGGCGCCAGCGGAGAATACCTGTCAGAAGTGGAACGCAACCGCGAAATGCTGCGCGTGGTGCTGGATGCCATTCCGGCCCCGGTGACGCTGAAAGATGCCGACGGCCGCTACATGCTGGTGAACAGTCGCTGCTCCGATGTATTCGGCCTGCCGGCGGAGGAGATCATCGGTCGGCATCTGAGCGAGTTGCCGCTGCCGGGCATCCAGCCCGAGCACCGCGAAGCCTTCGTGCAATTCAGCGAAGAAAACGAACAGGCGATGATCGCCAGCCGTCAGCCGGTGCTGAATATCGAACGTACCTATCAGATGGCGGATGCGCCACATCTGACCATGCTGGAAAGCAAGGTGCCGCTGTTCGATGCCCAGGGTGCGGTCACCGGCATCATTTCCATTGCGCTCGACATTTCGGAGCGCAAGCTGGCCGAGAAGGCGCTGGATGAGGCGAATTCCCGCCTGCGTGCTCAGGCCGAAGATCTGGAACGGCTGGCCTCGTCCTATGCCCGCGAGCGCGAACACGCCATCGCCGCCAACCGCGCCAAGTCGGAATTCCTCGCCAATATGAGTCACGAGCTGCGCACGCCGCTGAATGCCATCATCGGCTTCGCCGAGGTGATCACGCTGCGCATGTGGGGCGCCAATTCCGACCGGTATTTCGATTATGCCGAGGATATCGTGATGAGCGCGCGGCATCTGCTGCATGTCATCAACGATATTCTCGACATGTCGAAGATCGAGGCCGGGCGCTATGAACTGTCGCTCGAAGATGTCGACCTGACCACGGTGGTCGGCGACTGCATCACCATCGTCAAGGGCAGGGCGCAGGATGCCGATCTCGACCTGATCGACGAGTTCCCTGCCGACCTGCCGCCGGTACGCATCGATGCGCGGGCGATCAAGCAGGTGCTGCTCAACCTGCTGTCCAATGCCATCAAGTTCACGCCGCAGGGCGGCGCCATCTATGTCACCGGCAACCAGGACAGCGATGGCCATTTGACCATCCGGGTGCGCGATACCGGTGTTGGCATCCGCCCGGAAGACCTGTCCCGCATCTTCGAGCCTTTCTGGCAGGGCGATCCGAATATCCGCCGGCGCAGCGAGGGCACCGGCCTGGGGCTGGCGATCAGCCGGAAATTCGTCGAGTTGCATGGTGGCAGCCTGTCGATCGAAAGCAGCGAATCGGCTGGCACCGCCGCCACAGTGCGCCTGCCCGGCCGGGCATCGGCGACAGGCTGA
- a CDS encoding M16 family metallopeptidase: MPKRLIAALSAIVCLAGMAADSRAQVFNPTQFMLGNGMQVILIEDHRAPIVHHMVWYRVGAADEQPGVSGVAHYLEHLMFKGTPNVLPGEYSKIVAREGGRDNAFTSSDYTGYFQTIARDRLELMMSMEADRMSQLAPKESDAKPELQVVMEERLSRTDNNPGALFGEQLDAAQYLSHPYGRPVIGWPAEIQRLTLNDAMTFYRSHYAPNNAILIVAGDVRPAELKALAEKYYGLIPMRPIPPRFRPQEPNQLAARRLSMSDARVAQPSMRRSYLAPSRSAGEKQHAVPLAMLAEILNAPTGRLHNSLVKGDGSAVSAGAWYSLMSLDQSTFGFAASPKNGHKLDEVEAALDKVIADLLANGVTDEEMRLARTGMQAETIYARDSLSGAARIFGVALTTGLTVEDVEAWPRLVNAVTREQVLAAARYVLDIRRSVTGHLLPKDQS; this comes from the coding sequence GTGCCGAAACGCCTGATCGCTGCCCTGTCCGCCATCGTTTGTCTCGCGGGCATGGCCGCCGACAGCCGGGCCCAGGTGTTCAACCCGACGCAGTTCATGCTCGGCAACGGCATGCAGGTGATCCTGATCGAGGATCACCGGGCGCCGATCGTGCATCACATGGTCTGGTATCGTGTCGGCGCCGCCGACGAACAGCCTGGCGTGTCGGGTGTCGCGCATTATCTCGAACATCTGATGTTCAAGGGCACGCCGAATGTGCTGCCGGGCGAGTATTCCAAGATCGTGGCGCGTGAAGGCGGTCGCGATAACGCCTTCACCTCGTCCGACTATACCGGTTATTTCCAGACCATCGCGCGCGACCGGCTCGAACTGATGATGAGCATGGAAGCGGATCGCATGAGCCAGCTCGCGCCGAAGGAGTCCGACGCCAAACCGGAGCTGCAGGTGGTGATGGAGGAGCGGCTCAGCCGCACCGACAACAATCCCGGCGCGCTGTTCGGCGAGCAGCTGGATGCCGCGCAGTATCTCAGTCATCCCTATGGACGCCCGGTGATCGGCTGGCCGGCGGAAATCCAGCGGCTGACGCTGAACGACGCGATGACCTTTTATCGCAGCCATTATGCGCCGAACAACGCCATCCTGATCGTGGCCGGTGATGTGCGTCCGGCCGAACTGAAGGCACTGGCCGAGAAATATTACGGCCTGATCCCGATGCGTCCGATCCCGCCACGCTTCCGGCCGCAGGAACCGAACCAACTGGCCGCGCGTCGTCTCAGCATGTCGGATGCCCGCGTTGCGCAGCCCTCAATGCGGCGCAGCTATCTGGCGCCGAGCCGTTCAGCCGGCGAGAAGCAGCATGCCGTGCCGCTTGCCATGCTGGCGGAAATCCTCAATGCGCCGACCGGCCGCCTGCACAATTCCCTGGTGAAGGGTGACGGTTCCGCCGTTTCCGCCGGCGCCTGGTACAGCTTGATGTCGCTCGACCAGAGCACCTTCGGCTTCGCCGCCTCACCCAAGAACGGCCACAAGCTGGACGAGGTGGAGGCCGCGCTCGACAAGGTGATCGCCGACCTGCTGGCCAATGGCGTCACCGACGAGGAAATGCGCCTGGCGCGGACGGGCATGCAGGCCGAGACGATCTATGCGCGCGACAGCCTGTCGGGTGCCGCGCGCATCTTCGGCGTCGCGCTCACCACCGGGCTGACCGTGGAAGATGTCGAGGCCTGGCCCAGGCTGGTCAATGCCGTGACTCGCGAGCAGGTGCTGGCGGCGGCACGCTACGTCCTGGACATCCGCCGCTCGGTCACCGGGCATCTGCTGCCGAAAGACCAGAGTTGA